A single region of the Streptococcus macedonicus ACA-DC 198 genome encodes:
- the sufB gene encoding Iron-sulfur cluster assembly protein SufB: MSEKNEKVTPKPIDIGDYKFGFHDDVTPIFSTGKGISEAVVREMSAAKGEPEWMLEFRLKSLEIFNKMPMQDWGPDLSDINFDEINYYQKASDRPARSWDDVPDKIKETFERIGIPEAERAYLAGASAQYESEVVYHNMKDEYDKLGIIFTDTDSALKEYPDLFKKYFAKLVPPTDNKLAALNSAFWSGGTFIYVPKGVKVDIPLQTYFRINNEATGQFERTLIIVDEGASVHYVEGCTAPNYSSASLHAAIVEIFALEGSYMRYSTIQNWSDNVYNLVTKRATAKKNATVEWIDGNLGAKTTMKYPSVYLDGEGARGTMLSIAFANKGQHQDTGAKMIHNAPHTSSSIVSKSIAKGGGKVDYRGQVTFNKESKKSVSHIECDTIIMDDISRSDTIPFNEIHNSQVALEHEAKVSKISEEQLYYLMSRGLSEQEATEMIVMGFVEPFTKELPMEYAVELNRLISYEMEGSVG; the protein is encoded by the coding sequence ATGTCTGAAAAAAATGAAAAAGTAACCCCAAAGCCAATTGATATCGGTGATTATAAATTTGGTTTTCATGACGATGTAACGCCTATTTTTTCGACAGGAAAAGGAATCAGCGAAGCTGTTGTTCGTGAAATGTCAGCAGCAAAAGGCGAACCAGAATGGATGCTTGAGTTCCGCTTGAAATCATTGGAAATTTTCAATAAAATGCCAATGCAAGATTGGGGACCTGATTTATCAGATATTAATTTTGATGAGATTAATTATTATCAAAAGGCTTCTGACAGACCAGCACGTTCATGGGACGATGTTCCAGATAAAATTAAAGAAACATTTGAACGTATCGGAATTCCTGAAGCTGAACGTGCCTACCTTGCAGGAGCATCAGCTCAGTACGAATCAGAAGTTGTTTATCATAACATGAAAGATGAGTATGATAAGTTAGGAATTATTTTTACCGATACGGATTCTGCTTTGAAAGAGTATCCTGATCTCTTCAAAAAATATTTTGCCAAACTAGTTCCGCCAACGGATAACAAATTAGCAGCTTTGAATTCAGCGTTTTGGTCAGGTGGGACATTCATCTACGTGCCAAAAGGGGTTAAGGTCGATATTCCTTTGCAAACTTATTTCCGTATTAACAATGAAGCAACAGGGCAATTCGAACGAACATTGATTATCGTTGATGAGGGGGCAAGCGTTCATTATGTCGAAGGATGTACCGCACCAAATTATTCATCAGCAAGTCTGCATGCTGCTATCGTTGAAATTTTTGCACTTGAAGGCAGTTATATGCGTTATTCAACGATTCAAAACTGGTCAGACAACGTGTATAACTTGGTAACAAAACGTGCCACAGCTAAGAAAAATGCAACTGTTGAATGGATTGACGGTAACCTTGGTGCGAAAACAACCATGAAATACCCATCTGTTTACCTTGACGGCGAAGGTGCGCGCGGCACAATGTTGTCAATTGCTTTTGCTAATAAAGGGCAACACCAAGACACAGGTGCAAAAATGATTCACAATGCACCACACACCTCATCTTCGATTGTTTCAAAGTCCATTGCCAAAGGTGGCGGAAAAGTTGACTATCGTGGTCAAGTGACTTTCAATAAGGAATCTAAAAAATCAGTTAGTCATATTGAATGTGATACCATTATCATGGATGATATTTCACGTTCAGATACCATTCCTTTCAACGAAATTCACAATTCACAAGTTGCACTTGAGCATGAAGCTAAAGTTTCAAAAATCTCAGAAGAACAACTTTATTATCTTATGAGCCGAGGGCTTTCAGAACAAGAAGCAACAGAGATGATTGTTATGGGATTTGTTGAACCGTTCACAAAAGAATTACCAATGGAATACGCCGTTGAACTTAATCGGTTGATTAGTTATGAAATGGAAGGTTCTGTTGGGTAA
- the oppD gene encoding Oligopeptide transport ATP-binding protein OppD — protein sequence MTEETILQVKNLRVDFHTYAGEIKAIRDVSFDLKKGETLAIVGESGSGKSVTTKTLMGLSASNAEVTGDIDFKGKKLTELKEDEWIKVRGNEIAMIFQDPMTSLDPTMKIGQQIAEPIMIHEKVSKQEALKRALELMKNVGIPNAEEHINDYPHQWSGGMRQRAVIAIALAANPDILIADEPTTALDVTIQAQILNLMKQIQKERGSSIVFITHDLGVVAGMADRVAVMYAGKIIEYGTVDEVFYNPQHPYTWGLLNSMPTTDTEAGSLQSIPGTPPDLLNPPKGDAFAPRNEFALDIDYEEEPPMFKVSDTHFAATWLLDERAPKVTPPLPIQKRWAKWKELEGRKA from the coding sequence ATGACTGAAGAAACAATTTTACAAGTTAAAAACCTCCGTGTAGATTTCCATACCTATGCTGGGGAAATTAAAGCTATTCGTGATGTCAGCTTTGACTTAAAAAAAGGTGAAACGCTTGCCATAGTTGGTGAGTCAGGTTCAGGTAAATCTGTAACAACAAAAACGTTGATGGGCTTGTCAGCTTCAAATGCAGAAGTTACAGGAGACATCGATTTCAAAGGTAAAAAATTAACAGAATTAAAAGAAGACGAATGGATTAAGGTTCGTGGAAATGAAATTGCAATGATTTTCCAAGACCCTATGACAAGTCTTGACCCAACAATGAAAATTGGTCAACAAATTGCTGAACCAATTATGATTCATGAAAAAGTTTCTAAACAAGAAGCTTTAAAACGTGCTTTGGAACTCATGAAAAATGTCGGTATTCCAAACGCAGAAGAACATATTAATGATTATCCGCACCAATGGTCAGGTGGTATGCGTCAACGTGCTGTTATTGCGATTGCCTTGGCAGCAAACCCAGATATTTTGATTGCTGATGAACCTACAACAGCCTTGGACGTAACCATTCAAGCACAAATTTTGAATTTGATGAAACAAATTCAAAAAGAACGTGGTTCATCAATCGTCTTTATCACACATGACCTTGGTGTTGTTGCGGGTATGGCTGATCGTGTTGCTGTTATGTATGCTGGTAAGATTATTGAATATGGAACAGTAGATGAAGTATTCTATAACCCACAACATCCATATACTTGGGGGCTTTTGAATTCAATGCCAACAACTGATACTGAAGCAGGAAGCCTTCAATCTATCCCAGGGACACCGCCAGATCTCCTTAATCCACCAAAAGGTGATGCTTTTGCACCACGTAACGAGTTTGCTTTAGATATTGATTACGAAGAAGAACCACCAATGTTTAAAGTTAGTGATACGCATTTTGCAGCTACATGGTTGTTAGATGAACGTGCACCTAAAGTAACACCACCATTACCAATTCAAAAACGTTGGGCAAAATGGAAAGAACTTGAAGGGAGAAAAGCTTGA
- the dacA gene encoding D-alanyl-D-alanine carboxypeptidase gives MKKIFAFFAIFLTFLAVASKVSADDDFDVAAEHAIAVEATTGKVLYEKDATTPDGIASITKILTVYLVYKAIDEGKLSWDTKVSISDYAYDLTANSDASNVPMEAREYTVEQLVNAAMVASANSAAIALAEQIGGTESKFVDMMKAQLKEWGITDATIVNASGLNNSYLGDNIYPGSSSTDENMMSARDVAIIAQHLITEYPDILKITSQTTADFDGTTMNTYNYMLEGMLYERSGVDGLKTGTTELAGASFVATSTENGMRIISVVMNADGWEDDEYARFEAINDLLDYVKSNYEMVTLVKAGKSYQSSKATVNDGKAKSVAAVASEDLKVVRRINTDVSAYFSTNADGYDAPITKGQKVGTITYNDTQIVGTGYLDSEPSVTAVAKTDVDRSIFFKVWWNHFVTFVNEKL, from the coding sequence ATGAAGAAGATTTTCGCGTTTTTTGCAATTTTTCTGACTTTTCTTGCAGTAGCAAGCAAAGTTAGCGCAGATGATGATTTTGATGTAGCTGCCGAACACGCTATTGCTGTTGAAGCTACCACAGGAAAAGTTTTATATGAAAAAGATGCAACCACACCTGACGGCATTGCATCTATAACTAAGATTTTAACTGTTTACTTAGTTTATAAAGCTATTGATGAAGGAAAACTTTCTTGGGATACCAAAGTTTCTATTTCAGATTATGCTTATGATTTAACAGCGAATTCTGATGCTAGTAATGTTCCTATGGAAGCACGCGAATATACGGTTGAACAACTTGTAAATGCAGCAATGGTTGCTAGTGCAAACAGCGCAGCCATTGCCCTTGCGGAACAAATCGGCGGTACTGAAAGTAAATTTGTCGATATGATGAAAGCACAACTGAAAGAATGGGGCATCACAGACGCCACAATCGTCAATGCTTCTGGTCTTAATAATAGCTATCTTGGTGACAATATCTACCCAGGTTCAAGTTCGACCGATGAAAATATGATGAGTGCTCGAGATGTTGCTATTATCGCTCAACACTTAATCACTGAATATCCTGATATTTTAAAAATCACAAGTCAAACAACTGCTGACTTTGATGGCACTACTATGAATACCTACAACTATATGTTAGAAGGTATGCTATATGAACGATCAGGGGTTGACGGTCTTAAAACAGGTACGACAGAATTAGCTGGCGCTTCTTTTGTGGCTACTTCAACTGAAAATGGTATGCGTATTATTTCTGTTGTTATGAATGCAGATGGTTGGGAAGATGATGAATACGCTCGTTTTGAAGCAATAAATGACTTGCTAGATTATGTCAAATCAAACTATGAAATGGTGACACTTGTTAAGGCAGGGAAATCTTACCAAAGTAGTAAAGCTACGGTTAATGACGGTAAAGCAAAATCAGTTGCTGCTGTCGCTTCTGAAGATTTAAAAGTTGTCCGTCGTATTAATACTGATGTTTCTGCTTATTTTTCAACTAATGCAGACGGCTATGATGCTCCTATTACTAAAGGGCAAAAAGTTGGAACCATTACTTATAATGACACCCAAATTGTAGGAACAGGTTATCTTGATTCTGAACCAAGTGTAACTGCAGTTGCTAAGACAGATGTTGATAGAAGTATTTTCTTCAAGGTATGGTGGAATCACTTCGTCACTTTTGTTAATGAAAAACTTTAA
- the sufD gene encoding Iron-sulfur cluster assembly protein SufD, whose translation MTKESILNFSQTKAEPLWLQERRLTAFDNIDKLPLPEINRVKFHRWNLGDGTISEDQALANVPDFTALGDNPKLVQVGTQTVLEQLPTDLINKGVIFTDFYTALEEIPDIIEKYFGAARDFKEDKLAAYHTAYFNSAAVLYVPDNIEIEEPIEGLFYQDKASDVPFNKHILIIAGRNSRINYLERFETIGEGDAQATANISVEVIALDDSQVKFSAIDRLGENVTTYISRRARHGKDASVDWALGVMNEGNVIADFDSDLYGNGSHANLKVVAASSGRQVQGVDTRVTNYGCNSIGHILQHGVILERGTLTFNGIGHIIKGAKGADAQQESRVLMLSDKARSDANPILLIDENDVTAGHAASIGQVDPEDMYYLMSRGLDKDTAERLVIRGFLGAVITEIPVKEVRDEMIAVLDRKLENR comes from the coding sequence TAATATAGATAAATTGCCATTACCTGAAATCAACCGTGTTAAATTTCACCGCTGGAACTTAGGTGATGGGACGATTTCAGAGGACCAAGCACTTGCTAATGTCCCTGATTTCACAGCACTTGGAGACAATCCAAAACTTGTTCAAGTTGGTACACAAACCGTTTTAGAACAATTACCAACTGATTTGATTAATAAAGGTGTTATTTTCACCGATTTTTATACAGCTTTGGAGGAAATTCCTGATATTATTGAAAAGTATTTTGGAGCAGCGCGTGATTTTAAGGAAGATAAGTTAGCTGCTTATCATACCGCTTATTTTAATAGCGCAGCTGTTCTTTACGTTCCTGATAATATTGAGATTGAAGAGCCAATCGAAGGCTTATTTTATCAAGATAAAGCTAGTGATGTGCCGTTTAACAAGCATATTTTAATCATTGCAGGACGAAATAGTCGCATTAATTATTTGGAACGCTTTGAAACAATTGGAGAGGGTGATGCTCAAGCAACAGCGAATATCAGTGTTGAGGTTATTGCGCTTGATGATAGCCAAGTGAAATTTTCAGCTATTGACCGTCTGGGTGAGAATGTCACAACATACATTAGTCGTCGTGCTCGCCACGGTAAAGATGCTAGTGTCGATTGGGCACTCGGTGTCATGAATGAAGGCAATGTTATCGCTGATTTTGATTCAGATTTGTATGGGAATGGTAGCCATGCCAATCTTAAAGTTGTTGCTGCATCATCAGGACGTCAAGTCCAAGGCGTGGATACACGTGTGACAAACTACGGTTGCAATTCAATTGGTCACATTTTACAACATGGTGTTATTTTAGAACGTGGGACACTGACATTTAACGGTATTGGACATATTATCAAGGGAGCAAAAGGAGCAGATGCGCAACAAGAAAGCCGCGTTTTAATGCTTTCTGATAAAGCACGTTCTGACGCCAATCCGATTTTGTTAATTGATGAAAATGATGTAACGGCAGGTCATGCGGCTTCAATTGGACAAGTTGACCCAGAAGATATGTATTATTTGATGAGTCGTGGACTTGATAAGGATACAGCAGAGCGCTTGGTTATTCGTGGTTTCTTGGGTGCTGTTATTACGGAAATTCCTGTAAAGGAAGTCCGTGATGAAATGATTGCGGTATTAGACCGTAAATTGGAGAATCGTTAG
- the dppC gene encoding Oligopeptide transport system permease protein OppC, with protein MAEKNREFKLVGVGSASSQEKIEKPALSFMQDAWRRLKKNKLAVASMWFLAILIVFSMISVVLVPRDDANAFNTKEVTTYRNLPPKISDNLPFWNGTITYPGNTEATDVYADQGVPEGTKFILGTDNLGRSIAKRIIVGVRISLLIAIVATLIDLLIGVTYGLISGYVGGKVDMIMQRIIEVISSIPNLVIVTMLGLLLGNGVTSIIISIAIVGWTSMARQVRNLTLSYREQEFVLAARSLGESAPKIAFKHILPNISGIIIVQIMMTVPSAIMYEAVLSAINLGVKPPTASLGSLITDAQEYLQYYPYQVILPALALVLISLAFILLGDGLRDAFDPKSGDR; from the coding sequence ATGGCAGAAAAAAATAGAGAATTTAAACTTGTTGGCGTTGGTTCAGCCAGCTCACAAGAAAAAATCGAAAAGCCTGCTCTTTCTTTCATGCAAGATGCTTGGCGTCGTTTGAAAAAAAACAAATTAGCTGTCGCTTCAATGTGGTTCTTGGCTATCTTGATTGTCTTTTCAATGATTTCAGTCGTTTTAGTTCCGCGTGATGATGCTAATGCATTTAACACAAAAGAAGTTACGACATATCGTAACCTTCCACCAAAAATTAGTGATAATCTTCCATTCTGGAATGGTACAATTACTTATCCTGGAAATACGGAAGCAACAGATGTTTATGCTGACCAAGGTGTACCAGAAGGAACGAAATTCATTTTAGGTACTGATAATTTGGGACGTAGTATCGCCAAACGTATTATTGTCGGTGTTCGTATTTCCCTTCTTATCGCAATCGTAGCTACTTTGATTGACCTCTTGATTGGTGTAACATACGGTTTAATTTCAGGTTATGTCGGCGGTAAAGTCGATATGATTATGCAACGGATCATTGAAGTTATTTCATCAATTCCTAACTTGGTTATTGTAACAATGCTAGGACTTTTGCTTGGTAATGGCGTCACATCAATCATCATTTCAATCGCTATCGTCGGTTGGACTTCAATGGCTCGTCAAGTGCGTAACTTAACACTTTCTTATCGTGAACAAGAGTTTGTCCTTGCAGCTCGTTCATTGGGTGAAAGTGCGCCAAAAATTGCCTTTAAACATATTCTTCCAAACATTTCAGGGATTATTATTGTTCAAATCATGATGACAGTTCCAAGTGCCATCATGTACGAAGCTGTTCTTTCAGCTATCAACCTTGGGGTGAAACCACCTACAGCATCACTTGGTTCATTGATTACTGATGCCCAAGAATATTTACAATATTACCCTTATCAAGTTATTTTGCCAGCCCTTGCTTTGGTATTGATCTCACTTGCCTTCATCTTATTAGGGGATGGACTTCGTGATGCATTCGATCCAAAATCTGGTGATCGTTAG
- the csd gene encoding Cysteine desulfurase, SufS subfamily, with protein sequence MSALDAHNIYQDFPILDQIINDEPLVYLDNAATTQKPQQVLDTLNDYYHKTNANVHRGVHTLAERATAAYEDSREKARQFINAKSTKEILFTRGTTTGLNWVARFAEEVLQKDDEVLISIMEHHSNVIPWQEACRKTGAKLVYAYLKDGQLDMADLQSKLSPKTKFVSVAHVSNVLGSIQPVKKIAELAHRVGAYMVVDGAQSAPHMIIDVQDLDCDFFAFSGHKMLGPTGIGVLYGKEELLNQMSPVEFGGEMIDFVYEQEATWKELPWKFEAGTPNIAGAITLGAAIDYLTNIGMDAVHAHEQELVNYVLPKLQVIDGLTVYGPQDPNQHMGVIAFNLDGLHPHDVATAVDYEGVAVRAGHHCAQPLITYLGIHSAVRASFYIYNTKEDCDKLVEAILKTKEFFNGTF encoded by the coding sequence ATGTCAGCATTAGATGCTCATAACATTTATCAAGACTTTCCTATTCTTGACCAAATTATCAATGATGAACCATTAGTTTACCTTGACAATGCGGCAACAACACAGAAACCACAACAAGTTCTTGATACACTTAACGATTATTACCATAAGACAAATGCCAATGTTCACCGTGGTGTTCATACTTTGGCTGAACGTGCAACGGCTGCTTACGAAGATAGTCGTGAAAAGGCACGCCAATTTATTAATGCCAAGTCAACAAAAGAAATTCTTTTCACACGAGGCACTACAACTGGACTGAACTGGGTAGCACGTTTTGCAGAAGAAGTGCTCCAAAAAGACGATGAAGTTCTCATTTCAATCATGGAACACCATTCTAATGTCATTCCATGGCAAGAAGCTTGCCGTAAAACGGGAGCAAAATTAGTTTACGCTTACCTCAAAGACGGACAACTTGACATGGCAGACTTGCAAAGCAAATTGTCACCCAAAACAAAATTTGTTAGTGTTGCCCACGTTTCAAATGTCCTTGGTTCAATTCAACCTGTCAAAAAAATAGCAGAGCTAGCTCACCGAGTTGGGGCATATATGGTTGTTGATGGTGCGCAATCAGCACCTCACATGATCATTGATGTTCAAGATTTGGACTGCGATTTCTTTGCTTTTTCGGGACATAAAATGCTAGGACCAACGGGTATTGGTGTCCTTTATGGTAAAGAAGAATTGCTTAATCAAATGTCACCAGTCGAATTTGGTGGCGAAATGATTGATTTTGTCTATGAACAAGAGGCAACATGGAAAGAATTACCATGGAAGTTTGAAGCAGGAACACCCAATATTGCGGGAGCTATTACTTTGGGAGCTGCTATTGATTACTTAACCAATATTGGTATGGACGCCGTACATGCTCACGAACAAGAATTAGTAAATTACGTCCTTCCGAAATTGCAAGTTATTGATGGTTTGACGGTTTACGGACCACAAGACCCAAATCAACATATGGGAGTAATTGCCTTTAACTTAGATGGCTTACACCCACACGATGTGGCAACGGCAGTAGATTATGAAGGTGTCGCTGTGCGTGCAGGACACCATTGTGCACAACCATTGATTACTTATCTTGGTATTCATTCAGCGGTGCGTGCAAGTTTTTATATCTATAATACGAAAGAAGATTGTGATAAACTGGTAGAAGCAATTCTTAAAACAAAGGAGTTCTTCAATGGCACTTTCTAG
- the oppB gene encoding Oligopeptide transport system permease protein OppB — translation MVKYILKRVAILLVTLWVVVTLSFFLMQVMPGTPYNNPKLTDEMIALMNKQYGLDKPVWQQYLTYLWNVLHGDFGTSYQSISQPVSRLISQRLGVSIQLGVQALVIGLIAGILVGAASARNKNNWIDGVLSIISTLGISVPSFIIGLFLLVLFGFKWNLFPLAGWGTFAQTVMPSIALAIPVFAQVTRFFRGQMIETLSSDYIQLATAKGLTKRQVTRKHAYRNSMIPVLTLVGPMAANLLTGSALIEQIFSIPGIGQQFVTSIPAKDYPVIMGTTIVYAMMLMVAILVTDIATSIVDPRVRLQ, via the coding sequence ATGGTAAAATACATTCTTAAACGTGTTGCGATTCTGCTTGTAACACTCTGGGTCGTGGTTACCCTGTCGTTTTTCCTCATGCAAGTTATGCCTGGGACACCTTACAATAACCCAAAACTAACTGATGAGATGATTGCTCTAATGAACAAACAATATGGTTTGGATAAGCCAGTATGGCAACAATACCTTACTTATCTTTGGAATGTTCTTCACGGTGACTTTGGTACAAGTTACCAATCAATTAGCCAACCAGTATCACGCTTGATTTCACAACGTTTGGGCGTTTCTATCCAACTCGGTGTTCAAGCTCTTGTTATTGGACTTATTGCTGGTATTTTGGTTGGTGCTGCTTCAGCACGTAACAAAAATAACTGGATTGACGGTGTCCTTAGTATCATCTCAACATTAGGTATTTCTGTGCCTTCATTCATTATCGGTCTTTTCCTTTTGGTACTTTTTGGTTTCAAATGGAACTTATTCCCACTTGCTGGTTGGGGAACATTTGCACAGACTGTCATGCCATCAATTGCCTTGGCAATTCCAGTATTTGCTCAAGTAACACGTTTCTTCAGGGGACAAATGATTGAAACATTGAGTTCAGATTATATCCAATTAGCAACTGCTAAAGGGTTGACTAAACGTCAAGTAACTCGTAAGCACGCTTACCGTAACTCAATGATTCCAGTATTAACTTTGGTTGGACCTATGGCAGCAAACCTTTTGACAGGTTCAGCATTGATTGAACAAATTTTCTCAATTCCAGGAATTGGTCAACAATTTGTCACATCTATTCCAGCTAAAGACTACCCGGTAATCATGGGGACAACTATTGTATATGCAATGATGTTGATGGTTGCCATTTTGGTAACAGATATTGCAACAAGCATCGTTGACCCTCGTGTACGCTTGCAGTAA
- the oppA gene encoding Oligopeptide ABC transporter, periplasmic oligopeptide-binding protein OppA, with translation MLLKSKTWKRIGFGAVTLVSAAVLAACGGSSSSSSSSSDEINWYTPTEISTLDISKVTDTYSSIAIGNSGSNLLRRDEDGNLQPDLAESVEVSDDGLTYTATLRDNLKWSDGSDLTAEDFVYTWQRIVDPSTASEYAYLVSDAHVLNAEEVIAGTKSVDELGVKADGNKVIFTLSSPSPQFESLLSFANFMPQSKEFVEEKGDDYGTTSDNALYSGPYTVEDWNGTSGTFTLVKNKYYWNADNVKTKKVNVQTVKKADTAVQMYKDGELDTASISATDAIYNANKNRDDVVDVPEATTAYMVYNESGSTEALTNTKIRQALNLATDRKGIVKSAIDTGSTAANALVPTGLETLPDGTDLSDYVAADYSYDEDKAAKLFKEGLAELGTDSITLTITADSDNAVAKAAVDYIKQTWENALPGLTIEEKFVTFKQRLQDSKNQNFDIVVSLWGGDYPEGSTFYGLFTSTSSYNYGQISDAAYDAAYQKALTTDALDPAAAAEDYKTAEAELYNNAHYNPLYFRSTKSLQNPSIKGLVRNSTGLQVDFTYAYKED, from the coding sequence GTGTTATTAAAAAGTAAAACATGGAAACGCATTGGCTTTGGGGCGGTTACGCTAGTTTCTGCAGCTGTTTTGGCAGCTTGTGGAGGTAGCAGTTCATCGTCGTCTTCAAGCAGTGATGAAATTAATTGGTATACACCAACAGAAATTAGCACTTTGGATATTTCAAAAGTTACAGATACTTATTCATCAATCGCTATCGGTAACTCAGGAAGCAACCTTCTTCGCCGTGACGAAGATGGTAATTTACAACCTGACTTAGCTGAAAGCGTTGAGGTATCTGATGATGGTTTGACATATACAGCAACATTACGCGACAATTTAAAATGGTCAGACGGTAGTGATTTGACTGCTGAAGACTTCGTTTATACATGGCAACGTATTGTTGATCCATCAACAGCTTCAGAGTATGCTTATCTTGTATCAGATGCACACGTTTTGAATGCTGAAGAAGTTATTGCAGGAACTAAAAGTGTTGATGAACTAGGCGTTAAAGCTGATGGAAATAAAGTCATCTTTACATTGTCTAGCCCATCACCACAATTTGAAAGTCTTCTTTCATTTGCAAACTTTATGCCACAAAGCAAAGAGTTTGTTGAAGAAAAAGGAGACGATTACGGAACAACTTCCGACAACGCTTTGTATTCAGGACCATATACTGTTGAAGATTGGAACGGAACAAGCGGAACATTCACACTTGTGAAAAACAAATACTATTGGAATGCTGATAACGTTAAAACTAAAAAAGTAAATGTTCAAACTGTTAAGAAAGCTGATACAGCCGTACAAATGTATAAAGACGGTGAGCTTGATACAGCTAGCATTTCAGCAACAGATGCAATCTATAACGCTAATAAAAACCGCGATGATGTTGTAGATGTTCCAGAAGCAACAACAGCTTACATGGTTTACAATGAATCCGGTTCAACAGAAGCTTTGACAAATACAAAAATTCGTCAAGCACTTAACTTAGCAACTGATCGTAAAGGTATTGTCAAATCAGCTATTGATACCGGTTCTACGGCAGCTAATGCTTTAGTTCCAACAGGACTTGAAACATTGCCTGACGGAACTGACTTGTCTGATTATGTTGCTGCTGATTACAGCTATGATGAAGACAAAGCTGCAAAACTCTTCAAAGAAGGTTTGGCAGAACTTGGTACTGACTCAATTACATTGACAATCACAGCTGATTCAGATAATGCTGTTGCTAAAGCTGCAGTTGACTATATTAAACAAACATGGGAAAATGCTCTACCAGGTTTGACAATTGAAGAAAAATTCGTCACTTTCAAACAACGTCTGCAAGATTCTAAGAATCAAAACTTTGATATTGTAGTATCACTTTGGGGTGGTGACTATCCAGAAGGTTCTACCTTCTACGGATTGTTTACTTCAACATCTTCATACAACTATGGTCAAATTTCTGATGCTGCATATGATGCTGCTTACCAAAAAGCTCTTACAACAGACGCTTTAGATCCAGCCGCAGCAGCTGAAGATTATAAGACAGCGGAAGCAGAGCTTTATAACAACGCTCACTATAACCCACTTTACTTCCGCAGTACAAAATCACTTCAAAACCCATCAATCAAGGGACTTGTTCGTAATTCTACTGGATTACAAGTTGACTTTACATACGCTTATAAAGAGGATTAA
- the nifU gene encoding putative iron-sulfur cluster assembly scaffold protein for SUF system, SufE2 translates to MALSRLDSLYMAVVSDHSKSPHHHGKLEDVDQVNLNNPTCGDMISLSVKFDGDRISDIAFAGDGCTISTASSSMMTDAVIGKTKEEALELAEIFSKMVQGEKDDAQKRLGEASFLSGVSKFPQRIKCSTLAWNALKKAIENDSKD, encoded by the coding sequence ATGGCACTTTCTAGATTAGATAGTCTTTATATGGCGGTAGTTTCTGACCACTCCAAAAGTCCACATCATCATGGAAAATTAGAAGATGTGGACCAAGTCAATCTTAACAATCCAACTTGTGGCGATATGATTTCTTTATCAGTGAAGTTTGACGGTGACCGCATTTCGGATATCGCTTTTGCAGGTGATGGTTGTACCATTTCGACAGCTTCATCAAGCATGATGACAGATGCCGTTATCGGTAAAACAAAAGAAGAAGCACTTGAACTGGCTGAGATTTTTTCTAAAATGGTTCAAGGTGAGAAAGATGACGCTCAAAAAAGACTAGGCGAAGCTAGTTTTTTATCAGGGGTTTCAAAATTTCCACAGCGAATCAAGTGTTCAACACTTGCTTGGAATGCTCTGAAAAAAGCTATTGAAAACGATAGTAAGGATTAG